The Sulfolobus acidocaldarius DSM 639 genome has a window encoding:
- a CDS encoding phosphoribosyltransferase, whose translation MVEYYVPSWNEIEEGVLTIAEKMLDDNFVPDMIVSILTGGVIPAKLISDALGIKNLKYVDIRFYKGVKDRENKPIVRAIYVNDVEAKKVLVIDDVSDTGETLDFAGNIIAMFNPLVVRTATLFVKPWSRKYPDYYYKIIDKWIIFPWDKWEIVRENNEVEVEKKERFLEILKKLKVQKQD comes from the coding sequence ATGGTTGAATACTATGTGCCGAGTTGGAATGAGATAGAAGAAGGCGTGCTAACGATAGCTGAAAAAATGTTAGACGATAATTTTGTTCCTGATATGATAGTGAGTATTTTAACCGGAGGCGTGATACCAGCAAAACTCATATCAGATGCTCTGGGGATAAAGAATCTGAAGTACGTAGATATTAGGTTTTATAAGGGAGTAAAGGATAGAGAGAATAAACCTATAGTAAGAGCTATTTATGTGAACGACGTAGAGGCTAAGAAGGTATTAGTAATAGACGACGTATCAGATACCGGAGAAACATTAGATTTTGCAGGTAACATTATTGCAATGTTTAATCCATTAGTTGTAAGAACAGCCACATTGTTTGTTAAACCTTGGTCAAGAAAATATCCAGATTATTACTATAAGATAATTGATAAATGGATCATATTTCCATGGGATAAGTGGGAGATAGTTAGAGAAAATAATGAAGTTGAAGTTGAGAAAAAAGAGAGATTTTTGGAAATATTGAAGAAATTAAAGGTACAAAAACAAGATTAA
- a CDS encoding AAA family ATPase, whose product MTIDEVPIIISLLGVIIFIVVILSLLFKKQTQKFIVSDKATQIQQKNQRKNDILDRINWEMIGGYEDVKKEIKEYIEFPLKYKELSRKYGIKPPKGILLFGPPGCGKTLMMRALANEAKINFIYVNVSDIMSKWYGESEARLRELFANARKNSPCILFFDEIDTIGVRRESHTGDSVTPRLLSLMLSEIDGLQGNDGIILVGSTNIPHLLDKALLRAGRFDKLIYIGLPDKRSRREILEIHCKAKPLESDVDFDKLAEMTERFTGADLANLCQEVARRAAIEALERNVERKISMQDFNDVIKRYKPSVTLQMLEEYEKFRLDYERKFRGPEITSSDNEKITLDDIGGYNSIKKELYELLEIQLRYSKLMEQMKIPPIRGILLHGPPGVGKTMMAKALSKTLGVKFIMISGAEILYKGYEGAVSTIKEVFNRARENKPAIVLLDEIDAIAPRRENQKTDSSKVVNQLLTEMDGIRSLKEVVVIATTNRMEDVDPALKRPGRFDRIVYMPLPNSEEREDILQKYIGLEECKMVKCDQIAKVTEGYSGADLAAIAREAKLKVLREIIRGNVDRKLSYEDLIEAASKIKPSVKQERKILEDFRQDL is encoded by the coding sequence ATGACCATTGATGAAGTACCGATAATCATATCACTCTTGGGGGTAATCATATTTATAGTAGTTATCTTATCCCTGTTGTTTAAAAAACAGACACAAAAATTCATTGTTTCAGATAAAGCGACACAAATTCAACAAAAAAATCAACGTAAAAATGATATCCTTGATAGGATTAATTGGGAAATGATAGGTGGATATGAGGATGTTAAGAAGGAAATTAAGGAGTACATAGAATTCCCATTAAAGTATAAGGAGTTATCAAGGAAATATGGTATTAAACCTCCAAAAGGTATTCTATTATTTGGACCACCAGGGTGTGGAAAAACACTAATGATGAGAGCATTAGCAAATGAAGCTAAAATTAACTTCATTTATGTGAACGTCAGCGATATTATGAGTAAATGGTATGGTGAAAGCGAGGCTAGACTTAGAGAACTTTTCGCAAATGCAAGAAAGAATTCCCCATGTATACTTTTCTTTGATGAAATTGATACAATAGGGGTTAGAAGAGAAAGTCATACGGGAGATTCTGTTACTCCTAGACTACTATCCCTCATGTTATCTGAAATAGACGGTTTGCAAGGGAATGATGGTATAATTTTAGTAGGTTCCACAAACATACCCCATTTATTAGATAAAGCCCTATTGAGAGCAGGAAGATTCGATAAATTGATTTACATAGGGTTACCTGACAAGAGATCAAGAAGAGAAATACTGGAAATACATTGTAAAGCTAAACCATTAGAGAGCGATGTAGATTTTGATAAACTCGCTGAAATGACTGAGAGGTTTACTGGTGCAGATTTGGCTAACTTATGCCAGGAAGTAGCAAGAAGGGCAGCAATAGAAGCCTTAGAAAGAAATGTAGAGAGAAAAATAAGTATGCAAGATTTTAACGATGTTATAAAGAGATATAAGCCCAGCGTAACACTTCAAATGTTGGAAGAATATGAAAAGTTTAGGTTAGATTATGAGAGGAAGTTCAGGGGTCCAGAAATCACAAGTTCTGATAATGAAAAAATAACCTTAGATGACATAGGTGGGTATAATTCAATAAAGAAGGAGTTATATGAGCTATTAGAAATACAACTTCGTTATTCCAAACTGATGGAGCAAATGAAGATACCCCCAATAAGGGGAATTCTATTACATGGTCCACCAGGTGTAGGGAAGACTATGATGGCAAAAGCATTGTCTAAGACACTAGGTGTTAAGTTTATAATGATTAGTGGGGCAGAGATCCTATACAAGGGATATGAAGGTGCAGTTAGTACAATCAAAGAAGTCTTCAATAGGGCAAGGGAGAATAAGCCTGCTATTGTTTTACTGGATGAGATAGATGCAATAGCACCTAGAAGAGAAAATCAGAAAACCGACTCCTCTAAGGTGGTAAATCAGTTGCTAACAGAAATGGATGGTATAAGGAGCTTAAAGGAGGTAGTGGTTATTGCAACGACAAACAGAATGGAGGATGTAGATCCTGCACTAAAAAGACCGGGTAGATTTGATAGAATAGTGTACATGCCTCTGCCTAATTCTGAGGAGAGGGAAGATATTCTCCAAAAGTATATTGGACTTGAGGAGTGTAAAATGGTTAAATGTGATCAAATTGCAAAAGTCACTGAAGGCTATAGCGGTGCTGATCTTGCAGCTATAGCTAGAGAGGCTAAGTTAAAGGTTCTAAGGGAGATAATAAGAGGAAATGTGGATAGAAAGTTGAGTTATGAGGATTTAATTGAGGCAGCTAGTAAAATTAAACCGTCTGTAAAGCAAGAGAGAAAGATCTTAGAAGACTTTCGTCAAGACTTATAA
- a CDS encoding inositol monophosphatase family protein, with amino-acid sequence MKREDVEKVASEASKYIYEERENKDVDRVINVHGNDVTRIIDKRSEDFIVDRLKSLGYNILIVTEESGVIDSYGKNYDYIAIVDPLDGSTNFVSGIPWSSVSIAIYNRDEEDILSSNVGAVSSIFTPYTFSYDEGSAYVNGVKIAEIKKPEKILLLAYFSRSKLPNLKLFFEKIGQGYKIRSLGSASLDMILVCTGRATMFFDIRGKLRNVDIAASSNFCSRLGVIPYDIGLRKIKSSLTEVSVVKDLVISLDESLLRSFSLALQTV; translated from the coding sequence ATGAAAAGAGAAGATGTAGAGAAGGTAGCTAGCGAAGCTTCTAAATATATATATGAAGAGAGAGAAAACAAGGACGTCGACAGAGTAATTAATGTACATGGTAATGACGTGACTAGAATTATAGATAAGAGATCTGAAGACTTTATTGTGGACAGGTTAAAAAGTCTAGGATATAATATACTCATAGTTACAGAAGAATCAGGTGTAATTGACAGTTATGGGAAAAATTACGATTACATTGCAATTGTAGATCCACTGGATGGAAGTACAAATTTTGTATCAGGAATACCATGGTCTTCAGTATCTATTGCTATATACAATAGGGACGAAGAAGATATACTCAGTTCAAATGTAGGTGCTGTAAGCAGTATTTTCACTCCTTACACATTTTCCTACGATGAAGGAAGCGCTTACGTAAATGGCGTAAAGATAGCAGAGATAAAAAAGCCTGAAAAAATACTATTATTAGCCTATTTCTCCAGGTCAAAGCTACCTAATCTGAAATTATTTTTTGAGAAGATTGGTCAGGGTTATAAAATAAGAAGTTTAGGAAGTGCATCCTTAGATATGATATTAGTGTGTACAGGCAGGGCAACAATGTTTTTTGATATAAGGGGAAAACTGAGAAATGTGGATATTGCAGCCTCATCTAACTTCTGTTCCAGATTAGGGGTAATTCCATACGACATAGGTTTAAGAAAAATTAAAAGTAGTTTGACGGAAGTAAGTGTTGTAAAAGATTTAGTTATAAGTCTTGACGAAAGTCTTCTAAGATCTTTCTCTCTTGCTTTACAGACGGTTTAA
- the trxB gene encoding thioredoxin-disulfide reductase — protein MSLLPKVFNVKEGEKYDTIIIGLGPAAYSAALYAARFMLKTLVIGETPGGQLTEAGEVDDYLGLIGINAQDMIKVFNKHIEKYEVPVLLDIVEGFKREGDEFVVKTKRKGEYKADTLILAIGVKRRKLNVPGENEFAGRGVSYCSICDAPLFKNRTTVIVGGGDSALEGAEILSRYSNKVYLVHRRDQFKAQPIYVELVKKKPNVEIILNSVVKEIKGEKLVKSVVIQNINTGETREIQTNGIFVEIGFEPPTDFARAHGIEVDNNGYIKVDEWMRTNVEGVFAAGDCTGMWLGFRQIITATAQGAVAAHAAFNYLNQRKKKK, from the coding sequence ATGAGTCTATTACCAAAGGTATTTAACGTTAAAGAAGGCGAAAAGTACGATACCATAATTATAGGTTTAGGACCTGCTGCTTATAGCGCTGCATTATATGCTGCTAGATTTATGTTAAAAACACTTGTTATAGGAGAAACTCCAGGTGGACAATTGACAGAAGCTGGTGAGGTAGACGATTATCTAGGCTTGATAGGAATAAACGCGCAAGATATGATAAAAGTATTCAACAAACATATTGAGAAATACGAGGTACCAGTACTTTTAGATATCGTGGAGGGTTTTAAGAGAGAAGGAGACGAATTCGTGGTTAAGACAAAGAGAAAAGGAGAATATAAAGCAGATACTTTAATTTTAGCAATAGGAGTCAAAAGAAGAAAATTAAATGTACCTGGAGAAAATGAATTTGCAGGCAGAGGAGTGTCTTATTGCTCAATATGTGACGCACCGTTGTTTAAAAACAGGACTACGGTAATCGTGGGTGGAGGAGATTCTGCGCTTGAGGGCGCTGAAATACTTTCAAGATACTCCAATAAGGTTTATCTAGTCCATAGGAGAGATCAATTTAAAGCACAACCTATTTATGTTGAATTGGTTAAGAAAAAACCGAACGTCGAAATAATTCTAAACTCCGTAGTAAAGGAAATTAAGGGAGAGAAATTAGTAAAATCAGTTGTAATACAGAATATAAACACTGGAGAGACTAGAGAGATACAAACTAATGGTATATTCGTGGAAATAGGTTTTGAACCACCTACCGATTTCGCCAGAGCACATGGAATAGAAGTAGATAACAACGGATATATTAAAGTCGACGAGTGGATGAGAACTAACGTAGAGGGAGTATTTGCAGCAGGAGATTGTACGGGAATGTGGCTTGGCTTTAGACAAATTATTACCGCGACAGCTCAGGGTGCAGTTGCTGCTCATGCAGCATTTAATTATCTAAACCAGAGGAAGAAGAAAAAATGA
- a CDS encoding dihydropteroate synthase-like protein, which translates to MRVLLITAKLAYNNVKAVSSSLGVDTDILMLNYPIASLMTVDYIVENLKSLKLGKYDYIIIPGLVNGDAKKIEEVTGIKTYKGTEDINDLPLMIQALKNGLSFSTTIPADKLISIEREKEVSLELRRLEENGDYAFEVNGLKIPRRPPPFRIFLEIDGTKSLELLENEIERVDKLVDVIVIGFPSGHEDISEVKNKVSKLSSMKLTAIDSGSPKELIEGVKAGASFVFNLNEENISDLLDIKRDAVFIVAPFSVENKATTTLKIRDKAKQLGFDKLILDPILSPPITGLVESLCEYKTVRENSNEPMLMGLLNVTELIDADSVGINGILTSIAGELGVANLLTMERGKTRGSSYEINTATKMISIALNKRKNPKDLGLDLLILKDKKKISTSLNENSGEIIRVYEYLEPKNMDKGYVKIDKNDEEIVLTYYGKEKFSVVGTSGLSIGRKFIEKANVNTEHALYIGYELAKAEIALNLGKNYIQDKPLFKHAYINAYSNKKKH; encoded by the coding sequence ATGCGAGTATTATTGATAACCGCTAAATTAGCCTATAACAATGTAAAAGCAGTATCCTCCTCATTAGGTGTAGACACGGATATACTAATGCTCAATTATCCAATAGCTTCACTAATGACAGTTGATTATATAGTAGAAAATTTAAAGAGTCTTAAGCTGGGCAAATACGACTACATAATAATTCCTGGGCTGGTAAATGGAGATGCTAAAAAAATAGAGGAAGTTACAGGTATAAAGACCTATAAGGGAACTGAGGACATAAACGATTTACCACTTATGATTCAAGCTTTAAAAAATGGTCTTAGCTTTTCCACAACTATCCCAGCGGACAAATTAATCAGCATAGAGAGAGAAAAAGAGGTGTCTTTGGAATTAAGGAGATTAGAAGAGAACGGTGATTACGCATTTGAGGTAAATGGACTAAAGATTCCCAGAAGACCGCCACCATTTAGGATATTTCTTGAGATCGATGGGACGAAATCCCTGGAGTTGTTGGAAAACGAGATAGAGAGGGTGGATAAACTAGTGGATGTCATAGTTATCGGGTTCCCGTCTGGTCATGAGGATATAAGTGAAGTAAAAAATAAGGTAAGTAAGCTTTCGTCTATGAAGCTTACTGCGATTGATTCTGGCTCCCCTAAAGAGTTAATAGAGGGAGTAAAGGCTGGAGCAAGTTTTGTATTCAATCTAAATGAAGAAAATATATCTGATCTCTTAGACATCAAGAGGGATGCGGTATTTATTGTAGCTCCCTTTAGCGTGGAAAATAAAGCTACTACAACATTGAAAATTAGAGATAAGGCAAAGCAACTAGGATTTGATAAGTTAATCCTTGATCCTATCCTTTCACCTCCCATAACTGGATTAGTGGAAAGTCTATGCGAATATAAAACGGTAAGAGAAAACTCCAATGAGCCTATGCTCATGGGCTTACTTAATGTTACAGAACTTATAGATGCTGATAGTGTTGGAATAAATGGGATTTTAACATCAATTGCAGGAGAGTTAGGTGTCGCTAATCTTCTAACGATGGAGAGAGGAAAAACTAGAGGGTCTTCGTATGAAATTAACACTGCTACTAAGATGATATCTATAGCACTTAACAAACGTAAAAATCCTAAAGACTTGGGGTTAGATTTACTAATTTTAAAGGACAAGAAAAAAATATCTACAAGTTTGAATGAGAATTCTGGGGAAATCATTAGGGTTTATGAATATTTAGAACCAAAGAATATGGATAAAGGATATGTAAAGATAGATAAGAATGATGAAGAGATAGTACTAACCTATTACGGCAAAGAAAAATTCAGCGTAGTCGGAACTAGTGGCTTAAGTATAGGAAGAAAATTTATTGAAAAAGCTAATGTCAACACTGAGCACGCCTTATACATAGGCTATGAGCTAGCTAAAGCGGAGATAGCCTTGAACTTAGGTAAAAATTATATTCAGGATAAACCCTTATTTAAACATGCTTATATCAATGCCTACAGTAATAAAAAGAAACACTGA
- the mce gene encoding methylmalonyl-CoA epimerase: MITDAIDHIGIAVENLDNSIDLYTNKLGFRVVHRETLPDRGIKVVFLAGSSGETTIELMEPINHDDETNTVVKFLKNRGPGLHHLAIKVSDIKQSLSELNILGIQLVDKTPRVGARGHLVAFIHPKSTIGVLIELVQVKDS, translated from the coding sequence ATGATAACAGATGCAATAGACCATATCGGTATAGCAGTAGAAAATCTAGATAATTCAATAGACCTCTACACAAATAAGCTTGGATTTAGAGTTGTGCATAGAGAAACACTACCAGACAGGGGTATAAAAGTAGTTTTTCTAGCTGGAAGTAGCGGAGAGACTACCATAGAGTTAATGGAACCAATAAATCATGATGATGAAACTAACACAGTTGTTAAATTTTTAAAAAACAGAGGTCCAGGACTTCATCATTTAGCCATAAAAGTAAGTGACATAAAACAGTCTCTCAGCGAATTAAATATCCTAGGTATTCAGCTAGTAGATAAGACACCAAGGGTAGGTGCTAGAGGACATTTGGTTGCATTCATTCATCCTAAAAGTACAATTGGGGTTTTAATAGAATTGGTTCAAGTTAAGGATAGTTGA
- a CDS encoding phytoene desaturase family protein, with protein MYDVVIIGGGHNGLVTASYLAKYGLKVAVFERRNIIGGAAATEELWPGIRVSTGSYVLSLLRKKIIKDLELERYGLKVYLKDPGLFVPFENGKSITIWLSLKRTMKEIEKFSKKDSINYEKFVKLLDNMSEIIDLVMLSPPPEITEIEELLKLVKSFNINENDALTLARMFFQDGKSFLDEFFESEELKAALIEDAVVGTFASPSTPGTAYVLLHHNIGEVNGIKGAWGYVEGGMGAISKAIAKYAIDHGVEIYMNSQVDKILVKDGVATGIELKDGKIINSKIVVSNADPKTTFLKLLRDAELDEDFLRKIKALKSTGVSFKINGYTEELPDYGSGKDFKPIHVASQLIMPSIDYIEKAYTDARSIGYSKRPWLSLNIPSTLDPTLAPSGKYVFNIFGQYIVYGYDDEAKKQELLQNVLDSLREFAPNFKPIQLEFLTPKDIEARFGMMGGNIFHLDMTPDQLYVFRPAIGYSRYKTPIKNLYLCGSGTHPGGGVTGAPGYNSAVQILKDTGVLQ; from the coding sequence ATGTATGACGTTGTAATCATAGGCGGAGGACATAATGGTTTAGTTACCGCCTCCTATTTAGCTAAATATGGTCTTAAGGTAGCAGTATTTGAGAGAAGGAATATTATAGGTGGTGCTGCAGCTACTGAAGAACTATGGCCAGGTATAAGGGTCTCGACTGGTTCTTATGTTTTGAGTCTATTAAGGAAGAAAATCATTAAAGATCTAGAGTTAGAACGATATGGACTGAAAGTCTATCTGAAAGATCCTGGTTTATTTGTACCATTTGAAAACGGAAAGAGTATAACAATATGGCTAAGCTTAAAGAGAACAATGAAAGAAATAGAAAAATTTTCTAAGAAAGATTCTATAAATTATGAGAAGTTTGTTAAACTCTTAGATAATATGAGTGAAATTATAGATCTTGTAATGCTCAGTCCACCTCCTGAAATAACAGAAATAGAAGAGCTGCTCAAGCTTGTGAAGTCATTTAACATCAACGAAAATGATGCCTTAACCCTAGCCAGAATGTTTTTCCAAGATGGAAAGTCTTTCTTGGATGAGTTTTTCGAAAGTGAGGAGTTGAAAGCTGCTCTTATCGAAGATGCTGTTGTAGGTACTTTTGCATCTCCTTCAACCCCAGGAACAGCATATGTCCTTCTGCATCATAATATAGGGGAAGTTAATGGTATAAAGGGGGCATGGGGATATGTTGAAGGAGGAATGGGAGCTATAAGTAAAGCCATAGCAAAATACGCAATAGATCATGGAGTCGAAATTTACATGAACTCTCAGGTCGATAAAATACTTGTTAAGGATGGTGTTGCAACTGGCATTGAGCTGAAAGATGGTAAAATTATTAATTCTAAGATTGTGGTCTCTAATGCCGATCCTAAAACCACTTTTCTTAAACTACTAAGGGATGCTGAATTGGACGAAGATTTTCTGCGTAAGATAAAGGCGCTAAAATCAACGGGAGTCTCGTTCAAGATAAACGGGTACACAGAAGAGCTTCCAGATTATGGATCTGGAAAGGACTTTAAACCTATACATGTTGCGTCTCAATTGATTATGCCGTCCATTGACTATATCGAAAAAGCATATACTGATGCAAGATCTATAGGCTATTCCAAAAGACCATGGCTATCCCTTAACATTCCTTCAACCTTAGACCCAACATTAGCTCCATCTGGAAAATATGTCTTTAACATATTTGGGCAATACATTGTTTATGGTTACGACGATGAAGCTAAAAAACAGGAACTATTGCAGAATGTCTTAGATTCTCTGAGAGAATTTGCACCTAACTTTAAGCCTATACAACTGGAGTTTTTAACACCTAAGGACATAGAAGCCAGATTCGGTATGATGGGTGGGAATATATTTCATTTGGACATGACACCTGACCAATTATATGTTTTTAGACCTGCTATAGGTTACTCCAGATATAAGACGCCAATAAAGAACCTATACCTTTGTGGCTCTGGTACTCATCCAGGTGGCGGTGTAACTGGAGCTCCTGGCTATAATTCTGCGGTTCAGATTCTCAAGGACACTGGTGTATTACAATGA
- a CDS encoding acyl-CoA mutase large subunit family protein — MDTDDKILEKSKEWEEKVLKPWISKRPERKNNFLTPSGILVKRLYTPLDQKGDYLSKLGFPGEYPYTRGIYPNMYRGRLWTIRQYAGYGSAEDTNYRFRKLLEAGQTGLSMAFDLPTQLGLDPDHKLAFTEVGVVGVSLFHWKEMDLVMSDIPIQKVTTSMTINATAIELLSMYIATAESRGISTSELDGTVQNDILKEYIARKNYIYPPEFGIRYAVDLIEYSSKNIPNWHPISISGYHIREAGADAILEVAFTLADGIEYVRKTIERGISVDDFAPKLSFFFAAYTNIFEEIAKFRAARRMWAKIMKEMFNAKKPESMMLRFHTQTGGAELTAQQPEINIIRTTLQALAAILGGTQSLHVNSYDEALGLPTEKAAKIAIRVQQVIAHESGATDTIDPIAGSYYVEWLTDEIEEHAWKILYDIERMGGMMKAIEVGYPQAQIAESSYRIQKRLEQNDLVRVGVNMYYEPDWIGTTEVFKVNPLVRDRILQRLAKYKKERDNSKVEGSLSRLRNAADKENVNIFPYILDAIKSGATVGEVSSVLRELWGEYKEPSLF, encoded by the coding sequence ATGGACACTGACGATAAGATTTTGGAGAAATCAAAGGAATGGGAAGAGAAAGTCCTTAAGCCATGGATTAGTAAGAGACCAGAAAGGAAGAACAATTTTCTCACGCCATCTGGTATATTAGTTAAAAGACTCTACACTCCTTTAGATCAGAAGGGGGACTATCTAAGTAAACTAGGCTTTCCAGGAGAGTATCCATATACCCGCGGTATATATCCTAACATGTATAGAGGAAGACTGTGGACTATAAGGCAATATGCTGGATACGGTTCTGCTGAAGATACAAATTATAGGTTTAGAAAGCTTCTGGAAGCTGGTCAAACAGGATTAAGCATGGCTTTTGACTTGCCAACTCAGTTAGGTCTTGACCCCGATCACAAGTTAGCTTTTACCGAAGTAGGAGTTGTTGGTGTATCTCTTTTTCATTGGAAGGAAATGGATTTGGTAATGTCGGATATACCTATTCAGAAAGTGACCACATCGATGACTATAAACGCTACGGCAATTGAATTACTTTCCATGTATATAGCCACTGCTGAGTCACGTGGTATATCTACCTCAGAGTTAGATGGTACTGTGCAAAATGATATATTAAAAGAATACATAGCTAGAAAAAATTACATTTATCCACCAGAATTTGGAATAAGATATGCAGTTGATCTAATTGAGTATTCATCTAAAAACATCCCAAATTGGCATCCAATTAGCATCAGTGGTTATCACATACGAGAGGCTGGAGCTGATGCGATCCTAGAGGTGGCTTTTACCCTAGCTGACGGTATTGAGTATGTCAGGAAAACCATTGAGAGAGGTATATCAGTTGACGATTTTGCACCTAAATTATCCTTCTTCTTTGCAGCTTACACCAACATATTTGAGGAAATAGCAAAATTTAGGGCGGCGAGAAGAATGTGGGCAAAGATTATGAAAGAAATGTTCAATGCTAAAAAGCCTGAGTCGATGATGCTTAGGTTTCATACCCAAACTGGTGGGGCTGAACTTACTGCTCAACAACCTGAAATAAATATCATAAGAACTACGTTACAAGCTTTAGCTGCAATATTAGGTGGTACTCAAAGTCTTCATGTAAATTCTTATGATGAAGCATTAGGTTTACCTACTGAGAAAGCAGCTAAAATAGCCATCAGGGTTCAACAGGTTATTGCCCATGAAAGTGGAGCTACTGATACAATAGACCCAATTGCAGGTTCGTACTATGTTGAGTGGTTAACTGACGAGATTGAGGAACATGCTTGGAAAATTCTTTATGACATTGAAAGAATGGGCGGAATGATGAAAGCAATAGAGGTAGGATATCCACAGGCACAGATTGCAGAGAGTTCGTACAGGATTCAAAAGAGATTAGAGCAAAATGATTTGGTGAGGGTGGGCGTAAACATGTATTATGAGCCTGACTGGATAGGCACAACAGAGGTTTTTAAGGTTAATCCGTTGGTTAGGGATAGGATATTGCAAAGGCTTGCAAAATACAAAAAGGAGAGAGATAACTCTAAGGTCGAGGGTTCCCTTTCAAGATTAAGAAATGCTGCAGACAAGGAGAACGTAAATATATTTCCTTATATTCTCGATGCAATAAAATCAGGAGCTACTGTGGGAGAAGTGAGCTCAGTTTTGAGAGAATTATGGGGTGAATATAAAGAACCTTCTTTATTTTAA
- a CDS encoding alkaline phosphatase family protein, with translation MEFVYPDYYSNSVYNLACAIADFLGVNRECKGKKLEISGRRIALTLLDGLGYTMLSDAGFTVDRTITTVFPSTTATTLTTLFTAQLPAEHGILGYTTYSKRLGGIINTLKYTYPLVDTRDIISEEGIEYEKAFPDVKNYLKEVRDKKTAEVTPKGLENTQFTKLTHGRTNITKTYINYWDAFTEASNILQMKEYDFVYIYIPDVDSLAHKHGPNHPVVKECIRDLYNGLMKLAERFKDYTFVITADHGHVQVNEHIALNHDSELLKLLDVVPYGDSRAVFLHSRYDLKTYLKTKYPNLEVFGRNEFEKLIGGNTSYADYIAVPTDSNAYVYLFKEEGNEYNKLKGHHGGLSLNEMKVPLVIWNG, from the coding sequence ATGGAATTTGTATATCCTGATTACTACTCAAATAGCGTTTATAATTTAGCCTGTGCGATTGCTGATTTTTTAGGAGTAAATAGGGAATGCAAAGGCAAGAAACTAGAGATAAGCGGTAGGAGGATTGCTTTAACACTCCTGGATGGTCTTGGTTACACAATGCTAAGTGATGCAGGCTTTACTGTAGACAGAACTATAACAACAGTTTTTCCTTCAACTACTGCTACAACTTTAACCACCTTATTTACTGCTCAATTACCAGCTGAGCATGGTATATTAGGTTATACCACTTACTCAAAAAGACTTGGAGGAATAATCAACACTCTCAAGTACACTTACCCTTTAGTGGATACTAGGGACATTATTTCAGAGGAAGGTATCGAATATGAGAAAGCGTTCCCGGATGTAAAAAATTATCTAAAAGAAGTTAGAGACAAAAAGACAGCAGAAGTGACTCCTAAGGGATTAGAAAATACACAGTTTACTAAGTTAACACACGGTAGGACGAACATCACGAAGACTTATATAAATTATTGGGACGCTTTCACAGAAGCTTCAAATATCCTTCAGATGAAAGAGTATGATTTCGTATATATCTACATTCCTGATGTTGATAGTTTGGCACATAAACATGGTCCAAACCACCCAGTAGTAAAAGAATGTATACGAGATCTTTATAACGGTCTAATGAAACTGGCTGAGAGATTCAAGGATTACACTTTTGTGATTACAGCAGATCACGGACATGTTCAGGTTAATGAACATATTGCCCTTAACCACGATTCAGAGTTATTAAAACTTCTAGATGTTGTTCCTTATGGAGACTCTAGGGCTGTGTTCTTACACAGTAGATATGATCTAAAGACGTATCTAAAAACAAAATATCCCAACCTTGAAGTTTTTGGTAGAAATGAGTTTGAAAAATTAATAGGTGGTAATACCTCTTATGCGGACTATATAGCTGTTCCTACCGACTCCAATGCGTATGTATACCTATTTAAGGAAGAGGGAAACGAATACAATAAACTTAAAGGTCATCACGGAGGCTTATCACTTAATGAGATGAAAGTACCCTTGGTGATCTGGAATGGTTGA